Genomic DNA from Lagenorhynchus albirostris chromosome 20, mLagAlb1.1, whole genome shotgun sequence:
TATCCGTTATACTTCTCCCcccacctttatttttattttactttatttttttagtggttgtCCTCAAGTTCACAATATACACTTTCAACTAATCCAAgttcactttcaaataacacaatACCACTTCACAGATAGTGTGACTATCTTATAACAAAACATTTCTAATTCCACCTCTTTCATTCTTTATACAATTTCTGTCATTTACTTCACATACATAAAAACATACATCTGTGGTTTGATTTCTGATAATAATTTGGGGAAATTgtcagtcattattgtttcaaatgtttcactgttcttttctttattcttctgctGTTATTGCTGTTATATCATGTATGTTACACCTTTTTTTTTACTTGTCCTGTAGTCCtcggatattttattctttgtttttcagtctttattctcttttcagttttggagTTTTCTACTGAAATCTCCTCAAGCTCATAGGTTCTTTCCTCAGTGGTGTCCACTCTACTAATAAGaccatcaaatgcttttttcatttctgttgcagTGTTTTTGGTCTCTAGcatttccttttagttctttcttAGGATTCCCATCTCTCTGTTTACTTTGCCTATCTGTTCTTGCATGATGTCTACTTTATCCAGCAGAGCCCTTAGCATACTcttcatagttgttttaaattcctgatcTGGTAATTCCAACATTTCTGTTATGTCTGATTCCAATGCTTGCTCTATctcttcaaattatattttatatcttttagtatgccttgtaacTTTTTTCTTCATAGCCAGATATGATGTTCCTGGGTAAAGTGAACTACTATAAATAAGCCTTTCGAAATGTGTTGGTAAGTTTTGAGGGGAAAGGAGCATTCTATAGTCCCAGAATTAAGTCTCAGTCTTTTAATGAGGTTATGCACTGGACTCTGATTTCCACAAGTGTGTCTCAGTGTTTTATCCCCCCTTAGATAGGACAGGAGGGCTAGAGTGGGTTGCAGTTGGTTATTTCCCTTCTCTCATGTGGAAGGCTAGAGCTCACTGGAGTTGTATATTTCACTCACCAGAGGTCAATTAGATTTCTATAAAACCCCAGCAGGTTAGGTTCTGGCTAACTAGTTTTCCCTGCTGGCAGGCCTCGATAAGAACAGAGTACTCTAGAGTATTTCATAAtggttctttttctggaactagAAAACATGAAGGGGTTTCCCTCATTTATTGTGAGATCCTGGTGAAGCTCTTGAATGTAAGTCTCAcaaaatttgggggcttccctatGCCTGGGACtccctagaattttttttaacctctcagaGTTGCCCACACTGAgtctccagcaattcatcaattacacTTTAGTGTTTCCTTTGCTAGCCCTGGTTTCCATGACAGTTTCCATTTGTGAATCTCTGTTCCAATAAGCCATGACTCCCTGTATTTGTTTATCCCCTCCAAGCTCAGGGGCAGCAGTTTACTctatgtccttccttgtcttatAGATTTGAGgagatttattgatttttctgtctgttcAGCTTTCTATTTGTTGTTAGAGAAGAGTGGGAACTCATAACTGCTTACATTCTTAATTAAAggctattttcttttaatatcacCCAATTAATACTATGTTCTACTCAGTGTATCATATGAGGAGGCACATGATGACAATTTGTCTCATTATTGGTAATGCTAATTTTTAAAGTGGTGTCTCACAGCTTTCTCTACTGTAAAAATACTATtcttcctttgtaattaataagtagtATTGTGGTGCGATATTTGAGATGATGTAAATATCCTGATTTTCATTATACCTTTGCCTATTGATTTTAGTATATATTGACACAATAAATTATTACTCTGGTATTTGCcaaagggtgatttttttttttttttggtttataaaatgtaattttattttatgttactcTGTTGTTACATAGGGCATAACATTTTCACAAGGCCTTTTTGGGACTACAGTCGATGATTATTAGCAACATACAATAGTGGTCCAACTCTCTAACAATCACTAGACAAACTGGACACCCTCTCACATGTGCACAAATCTGCATGGAAAAGTACTAAAGTTTTAGACTTGGActtgtgtattttatttcccctttctaGTGTATTAAGAAATGACATGCACTTTCATTTGCCAAAAGCAATGCTTGTATTCTGGCAGCAACATGCTACTTCTATTACATAGTAAAGTGAATACCACAACTACAAAGGCAGAAGGTGTAAGTGAATTTTTATTGGGAAGGGAAGTTGTCAACTTAAACAGCAgcaaatgaagaatgaatgaggaAACTCCCTGTTGTCACAGATATGCAAGACCTCCATCATATATGATACAGGAGGCATTTTAATTTGTGATCTCCAGCCTCAGAATGTCAACTGCTTTTCCATTCAATCTAATACTTCTGGTTTCCTACCAAAAAGGAATATATTAAGAGGATGGAAAAGTTGCTTTACTGAAAGAAAACCCCCAAAGAAGAGTTAAGGGAGGGAATGTAGAAATCAGGAAGTtatgcagaacactctttaaACTGTAATTAACTACATTTTCATATCTTCACAGTAATACAAAACACAGTCACTTGCAGAACTGGTTCAGATTACTTAAATACCAGATACATTTTTAGTCCTCTACATAAGTGTTTGGAAGTTACTTATGTTTATATGAAATGAAGCTATTAATACTTTTCTACAGCAGTAACTGCACACCAGAAAGGCCAAGACAAACACAAATCAAGGAATGGAGTTTTCCCAAAGCTGTGGTGTGAAAAGACTATAAACAGTTGATCCCATACACATGAATGGGTTTCTTTGCTATAGGAAATCCAAATGGAATAAGGAATGGAGATGAGTAAAAAGGTTTCTTGAGGGGAAGAAGGATGACACCCTGTATGCACTTAGTTCTCTGCCTCTCTGCCGCATCACATTCTTCTCCTGCACTGTCTGATGTCTATAATGTTAGGTTGTCTCTAAGCAACTGCATGATGAGGGTGCTGTCTTTGTATGAGTCTTCATTCAGTGTATCAAGTTCTGCAATGACCTCATCAAAAGCTGTTTTAGCCAGTGTGCAGGCAAGTTCTGGGTTATTAAGGATCTCAtagtaaaatacagaaaagttaagAGCCAACACCAGGCGGATTGGGTGTGTGGGTTGCATCTCTTTCTTGCTTATATCAAAAGCCTCTTGGTAAGCTCCTTGGGAATTATCTATCGTTTGTTTCCGATCATCACCACAAGCAACTTCAGCAAGGTACCGGAAGTAATCTCCCTTCATCTTCAGATAGAAGATCTTACTCTCTGGATTGTTTGCATTGGCTATTAAATACTTATCCAACAATTCCAGGACCGTGGTGCAGATGGACGGCAGTTCGGACTCCACTTTCTCCCGATAGTCCTTAATCAGCTGCAGCTCCTTGTCAGAGGTGTCGGTCTTCTGCTTGATGCTCGAGATGACCCTCCAGGCGGACCTGCGGCCCCTGCCCACGTTCTTGTAGGCCACCGAGAGCAGGTTGTGCTCCTCGTTGGACAGCTCGGAGCCCTGCTCCGTCACGATCTTCATGCAGGCGGCCATGTCATCGTAGCGCTCAGCCTGCTCGGCCAGCTTGGCCTTCTGGATCAACTCCGTCTTCTCCATGGGGCTGGGGACAGGACAGCGAGGGTGAGCACTGACCCGGATGCTGAGGAGGAGTGCGGAGGGCCTTCATGTCTCCGCGGCCACGGCGCAAGTCCCACCACTTTGATCCGCCTTTGGCTTTAGCCGAGGACCCTCCCGTCTCCCCAAAGGGTGATTTTgtattccattcattcattctacatttAATTGGAATGTTATGTAAGAAATAATtatccatttatttcatttatgtgtttattctactattatttatatcaatatggcctcatggatatttgttttcttctgtggattataattcaatattatattatttattttttgcctaatTGTCCCATATTTTGGCATTGAGAGCCCCTTCAAATGACATATGGTACA
This window encodes:
- the LOC132510818 gene encoding 14-3-3 protein theta-like, with amino-acid sequence MEKTELIQKAKLAEQAERYDDMAACMKIVTEQGSELSNEEHNLLSVAYKNVGRGRRSAWRVISSIKQKTDTSDKELQLIKDYREKVESELPSICTTVLELLDKYLIANANNPESKIFYLKMKGDYFRYLAEVACGDDRKQTIDNSQGAYQEAFDISKKEMQPTHPIRLVLALNFSVFYYEILNNPELACTLAKTAFDEVIAELDTLNEDSYKDSTLIMQLLRDNLTL